Proteins from a single region of Palaemon carinicauda isolate YSFRI2023 chromosome 1, ASM3689809v2, whole genome shotgun sequence:
- the LOC137643280 gene encoding neurogenic differentiation factor 1-like gives MATFTHTIASTKIEEKYSLRPRSGSQRIQIGRFRELSSGKGVLKSAKSRVAPLSKYRRKTANARERHRMKEINNAFETLRKTLPDFCERTACSMTKITTLKLAANYIQALSHLLEEANPRDPSYIVQQREGTQSVSSRVPHVLSTDDREKFLSKQSSTLYHHPIDASHVTSVKSSDSSSTSSPARCSLSSINDFCDVLSESSSFFDDSLDTLDDIPILQEVFSFPVLLGNDGDILLLES, from the coding sequence ATGGCAACGTTTACGCATACTATTGCTTCAACGAAGATAGAGGAAAAATACAGTCTTAGACCTCGCTCTGGCTCCCAGAGAATACAAATAGGCAGATTTCGAGAGTTGTCCTCTGGTAAAGGAGTGTTAAAATCAGCAAAGTCGAGGGTAGCACCGCTTTCGAAGTACAGACGAAAGACTGCCAATGCCCGGGAAAGACACAGGATGAAGGAAATCAACAACGCATTTGAGACTCTCCGGAAGACCCTTCCTGATTTCTGTGAGCGGACAGCTTGTTCCATGACCAAGATTACCACCCTAAAACTAGCTGCTAACTACATCCAAGCTCTTTCTCACCTGCTGGAAGAGGCAAACCCAAGAGACCCGTCATACATCGTCCAACAGAGGGAAGGAACCCAAAGCGTAAGCTCAAGGGTTCCACACGTCCTATCAACTGACGACAGGGAAAAATTCCTATCAAAGCAGTCCTCCACGTTGTACCATCATCCCATAGATGCATCCCACGTCACGAGTGTCAAATCTTCGGACTCCTCCTCTACCTCGTCTCCTGCCAGGTGCTCCCTCAGTAGTATCAATGACTTTTGTGACGTGTTATCGGAGAGTTCCAGTTTTTTTGACGACTCCCTTGATACGTTAGATGATATTCCAATCCTTCAGgaggttttttcttttcctgttcTTCTAGGGAATGATGGGGATATCCTGCTGCTGGAATCCTGA